One part of the Prunus persica cultivar Lovell chromosome G5, Prunus_persica_NCBIv2, whole genome shotgun sequence genome encodes these proteins:
- the LOC18778016 gene encoding uncharacterized protein LOC18778016, whose amino-acid sequence MHGRGGEERKRGRHMLTVPTRVSVADGSSSSSSSSPNSFFKDGRKISVGDCALFKPPQDSPPFIGIIRWLTISRENKLKLGVNWLYRPSEIKLGKGVLLDAALNEIFYSFHKDEIPAASLLHPCKVAFLAKGVELPSGISSFVCRRVYDITNKCLWWLTDQDYMNERQEEVDQLLYKTRVEMHATVQSGGRSPKPMNGPTSASQLKVGSDGVQNSASSFSSQVKGKKRERGDQGSEPVKRERTTKMEDGDSVHSRQESILKSEIAKITDKGGLVDSEGVEKLLQLMLPDRNEKKIDLAGRSMLASVVAATDKFDCLSQFVQLKGVPVYDEWLQDVHKGKIGDGSGAKDSDKSVEEFLLVLLRALDKLPVNLNALQMCNLGKSVNHLRTHKNLEIQKKARSLVDTWKKRVQAEMDANSNVNPAVSWSARPRLSEASNGGNRHSGGSTDVAVKSSVTQLSVSKSASVKLVQGDSVTKSASASPGSKSVPSPVSASSNLKDGQSRIVAVGVTVDLPLTTPRDEKSSSSSQSHNNSQSCSNDHARTGGVSGKEDARSSTAGSMNVNKISGGSSRPRKSINGFPGSALSGVQRETVSSRSSSLHKSPPPEKSSQPGLASEKVLDGSAAEGNSHKLIVKIPNRGRSPAQSGSGGSFEDPSNMNSRASSPMQLEKHDQLDRSVKEKADVYRATVTSDVNNESWQSNDFKDVLTGSDEGDGSPAAVTAEEDCRAGDNSKKIAEVPKAASSSSGNEKSDNLQEASFSSMHALIESCVKYSEGNASVGDDLGMNLLASVAAGEMSKSESPTDSPQRSTPVSEHLCEGNDSRVKSPPVDELARDESQSNDGADDEYQKHGFESTTSGAKNGVVKSSSVCEQNSVAEDPRNLYYSSVSIQRSAGLSPENKEKSSEVSLAPSGTASPPSTVEKIMEGDGKPLQDKKIIGGVSADGIPDIKHGFSGLLSNGNKVSDVSSRVAVGKEAIEESSLHAELDVDGKIKNLRYEGMDSSVPAEEKPSTLKRHSELVKGTCEDVLLSSGFRKDLISGKASELKAEKADETDDTGHHNQAENQRTDPESNDPSPSKKESNDLSIPENRAVGGSSSAVTDHDDEHVEENLESKEANDQLGEPVLSKVSSDLPMQEVEEHLRSRRSKLTCMEAEEADECTSTTADASSVSAAGVAEADAKVEFDLNEGFNADDGKYGEPSNLIAPGCSTALQLISPLPFAVSSMSSGLPASVTVPAAAKGPCIPPEDLLKSKGEVGWKGSAATSAFRPAEPRKALEMLLGTSISVLEPTAGKQGRPALDIDLNVPDERILEDMAPQGPAQEICSRSDPTNNNDLAHDQSMSIAPVRCSGGLDLDLNQIDEASEMGNYSLSNSCRMDNPLLSVKSTGPLNGEVSLRRDFDLNDGPVVEELSAEPAVFSQHTRSSVPSQPPLSGLRMNNTEVGNFSWFPPANTYSAVAIPSIMSDRGDQPFPIVATGGPQRMLGPTSGSNPFNSDLYRGSVLSSSPAVPYPSTSFPYPVFPFGSSFPLPSAAFAGGSAPYLDSSSAGRFGYSAVRSQLLGPGAMISSHYPRPYVVNLPDGSNNSSGESTRKWGRQGLDLNAGPGGPDLEGRDVTSPLAPRQLSVAGSQALAEEHVRMFQMQGGPFKRKEPEGGWDGYKQSSWK is encoded by the exons ATGCATGGGAGGGGAGGTGAGGAGAGGAAACGGGGTCGGCACATGTTGACAGTCCCCACGCGTGTATCCGTGGCCGATGGTTCTTCCTCATCATCTTCGTCTTCGCCCAATTCGTTTTTCaag GACGGACGTAAGATCAGTGTTGGCGATTGTGCACTTTTCAAACCCCCCCAAGATTCCCCACCTTTCATTGGAATAATTCGTTGGCTGACTATAAGCAGAGAGAACAAGTTAAAATTGGGTGTAaattggctttatcgaccttCTGAAATAAAGCTTGGCAAAGGCGTCCTGTTGGATGCTGCGctgaatgaaattttttattccttCCATAAGGATGAGATTCCTGCCGCATCGTTACTTCATCCGTGTAAAGTTGCATTCCTTGCTAAAGGTGTTGAACTTCCGTCAGGGATTTCATCTTTTGTGTGCCGGCGTGTTTACGACATCACAAATAAGTGTTTATGGTGGCTAACTGATCAGGACTATATGAAT GAACGACAAGAGGAAGTAGATCAATTGTTGTACAAAACGCGAGTAGAGATGCATGCAACTGTGCAGTCTGGTGGTCGATCTCCCAAACCAATGAATGGTCCAACATCAGCATCACAGTTAAAAGTCGGGTCAGATGGTGTCCAGAATAGTGCCTCATCCTTTTCTTCTCAAgttaaagggaaaaaaagggagCGGGGGGACCAGGGCTCTGAGCCTGTCAAACGAGAACGTACTACAAAAATGGAGGATGGAGATTCTGTTCACAGTAGACAGGAAAGCATTTTAAAATCTGAAATTGCTAAAATAACAGATAAAGGAGGGCTTGTAGATTCTGAAGGGGTTGAGAAATTGTTGCAGCTCATGTTGCCTGAtagaaatgagaaaaaaatagaCTTGGCTGGCCGGTCAATGCTTGCTAGTGTTGTAGCAGCCACAGATAAATTTGATTGCCTTAGTCAATTTGTGCAGCTCAAGGGTGTGCCAGTATATGATGAATGGCTCCAAGATGTCCATAAAGGGAAGATAGGTGATGGCAGCGGAGCCAAAGATAGCGACAAATCTGTTGAGGAGTTTCTCTTGGTTTTACTTCGGGCACTGGATAAGCTGCCTGTTAATCTCAATGCTCTGCAAATGTGTAACCTTGGAAAGTCTGTAAATCATTTACGGACGCATAAGAACTTGGAAATTCAGAAGAAAGCAAGAAGTTTAGTTGATACATGGAAGAAACGCGTTCAAGCTGAAATGGATGCAAATTCTAATGTAAATCCGGCTGTCTCCTGGTCTGCAAGACCACGCCTCTCTGAAGCTTCTAATGGTGGAAACAGGCATTCAGGCGGATCCACTGATGTTGCTGTGAAGAGCTCAGTCACACAGCTTTCTGTATCCAAATCTGCTTCAGTTAAGCTTGTCCAAGGAGATAGTGTTACCAAATCTGCTTCTGCATCTCCGGGATCTAAATCGGTTCCATCACCAGTGTCAGCAAGTTCTAACCTAAAAGATGGACAGTCCCGAATTGTTGCTGTTGGTGTCACAGTTGATCTTCCATTGACAACTCCAAGGGATGAGAAAAGTAGCAGTTCTAGTCAATCTCACAACAACAGTCAATCGTGTTCAAATGATCATGCTAGAACTGGAGGTGTGTCTGGGAAAGAGGATGCGAGGAGCTCTACTGCTGGTTCAATGAATGTGAATAAGATATCAGGTGGCTCTTCACGCCCTCGGAAATCAATAAATGGCTTCCCAGGCTCTGCCCTTTCTGGAGTTCAAAGAGAAACTGTGTCAAGCAGAAGTTCATCCTTGCACAAAAGTCCACCTCCAGAAAAATCATCACAACCTGGATTGGCAAGTGAAAAGGTACTTGATGGGTCTGCTGCTGAGGGAAATAGTCACAAATTGATTGTAAAGATTCCAAACCGTGGACGCAGTCCTGCACAAAGTGGCAGTGGAGGTTCATTTGAAGATCCTTCAAATATGAATAGCAGAGCTTCATCTCCCATGCAATTGGAGAAGCATGATCAGTTAGATCGTAGCGTAAAGGAAAAGGCTGATGTTTATCGAGCTACTGTTACTTCGGATGTGAACAATGAGTCATGGCAAAGTAATGATTTTAAAGATGTACTGACTGGATCTGATGAGGGCGATGGGTCCCCCGCTGCTGTTACTGCTGAAGAAGACTGTAGGGCTGGTGACAACTCTAAGAAAATTGCAGAAGTCCCGAAAGCTGCTTCCTCATCATCTGGGAACGAAAAATCGGATAATTTGCAGGAGGCTTCTTTCAGCTCCATGCATGCATTGATTGAAAGCTGTGTGAAGTATTCTGAAGGTAATGCCTCAGTTGGAGATGATCTTGGTATGAATCTGCTTGCTAGCGTGGCTGCTGGAGAGATGTCTAAATCTGAGTCCCCAACTGATTCTCCACAAAGGAGCACCCCGGTATCTGAGCATCTCTGCGAAGGCAATGATTCCAGAGTCAAATCACCTCCTGTTGATGAGCTTGCTCGAGACGAAAGTCAGTCTAATGATGGTGCTGATGACGAATATCAAAAGCATGGTTTTGAATCCACTACTTCTGGGGCTAAGAATGGGGTTGTTAAATCTTCTTCTGTGTGTGAACAGAATTCTGTAGCAGAGGACCCTAGAAATCTTTACTATTCCAGTGTAAGTATCCAGCGTTCTGCAGGTCTCTCcccagaaaacaaagaaaaatcaagtgaAGTTAGCTTAGCTCCATCTGGGACTGCTTCCCCTCCTAGTACGGTTGAGAAAATTATGGAAGGTGATGGTAAACCACTTCAAGACAAAAAGATAATTGGTGGAGTGAGTGCTGATGGCATTCCAGATATTAAACACGGTTTTAGTGGTCTTTTGtcaaatggaaataaggttaGTGATGTTAGTTCAAGGGTAGCAGTGGGGAAAGAAGCCATTGAAGAATCATCCTTACACGCAGAGTTAGATGTTGATGGTAAGATAAAAAATTTACGTTATGAAGGAATGGACAGCAGTGTACCAGCGGAGGAGAAACCATCTACTTTAAAGAGACATTCTGAGTTGGTAAAAGGAACCTGTGAAGATGTGCTGCTTTCTTCTGGTTTTAGAAAAGATTTGATCTCAGGAAAAGCCAGTGAACTGAAGGCTGAAAAAGCTGATGAAACAGACGACACTGGTCATCATAATCAGGCTGAAAATCAAAGAACTGATCCAGAAAGTAATGACCCCAGCccttcaaaaaaagaaagtaatgaTCTTTCAATTCCTGAGAATCGAGCTGTAGGTGGCTCTAGTTCTGCTGTTACTGATCACGATGATGAGCATGTGGAGGAGAATTTGGAAAGTAAAGAAGCAAATGATCAACTTGGTGAACCTGTTCTTTCAAAGGTGTCATCTGATCTTCCAATGCAAGAAGTAGAAGAACATTTGAGGTCCAGGAGGTCTAAGTTGACCTGCATGGAAGCAGAAGAAGCTGACGAATGTACATCTACAACTGCAGATGCTTCTTCTGTGTCTGCTGCAGGGGTAGCAGAGGCAGATGCAAAAGTGGAGTTTGATTTGAATGAAGGATTTAATGCCGATGATGGGAAATATGGAGAGCCAAGTAACTTGATAGCACCTGGATGTTCAACTGCTCTTCAGTTGATTAGCCCATTACCTTTTGCTGTTTCTTCCATGTCCAGTGGCCTTCCCGCTTCAGTTACGGTGCCTGCTGCAGCAAAAGGGCCCTGTATCCCGCCAGAGGACCTGTTGAAGAGTAAAGGGGAGGTTGGTTGGAAGGGATCAGCAGCAACGAGTGCATTCCGGCCAGCTGAACCCAGAAAAGCTCTAGAGATGTTGCTGGGTACTAGTATTTCAGTTCTTGAGCCTACAGCTGGCAAGCAAGGACGCCCTGCTTTGGACATTGACTTGAATGTACCTGATGAAAGAATTCTTGAGGATATGGCTCCTCAAGGTCCTGCTCAAGAGATATGTTCTCGTTCTGACCcaacaaataataatgattTGGCGCATGATCAATCAATGAGTATTGCACCTGTTCGCTGCTCAGGGGGCCTTGATCTTGATTTGAACCAAATTGATGAGGCTTCTGAAATGGGTAATTACTCATTGAGCAATAGTTGCCGAATGGATAACCCGCTCCTGTCAGTAAAATCAACTGGACCTCTCAATGGAGAAGTTAGTCTTCGtagggattttgatttgaatgaCGGACCTGTTGTCGAGGAGTTGAGTGCTGAACCAGCAGTGTTTAGCCAGCATACCAGGAGCAGTGTGCCATCTCAACCACCTCTTTCTGGTTTAAGGATGAACAATACAGAAGTGGGGAACTTCTCCTGGTTTCCTCCAGCCAATACGTACTCTGCAGTCGCAATTCCTTCAATTATGTCAGATCGTGGAGACCAGCCATTCCCAATTGTTGCAACTGGTGGACCACAAAGGATGTTGGGTCCCACTAGTGGTAGCAACCCATTTAATTCTGATCTCTACAGGGGTTCAGTGTTGTCATCTTCTCCAGCAGTACCCTATCCTTCTACTTCATTTCCATATCcagtttttccttttgggaGCAGTTTTCCTCTGCCCTCAGCTGCATTTGCAGGCGGTTCAGCTCCATATCTTGATTCATCATCTGCTGGGAGGTTTGGCTACTCTGCTGTCCGCTCCCAATTGTTAGGACCTGGTGCTATGATTTCTTCCCATTACCCAAGGCCCTATGTTGTTAATCTTCCTGATGGTAGTAATAACAGTAGTGGTGAGAGCACTAGGAAATGGGGAAGGCAGGGGCTAGATCTCAATGCAGGGCCTGGAGGCCCAGACTTAGAGGGGAGAGATGTGACTTCACCCCTTGCCCCACGGCAACTATCTGTTGCTGGTTCACAAGCCCTAGCTGAGGAGCATGTAAGGATGTTCCAGATGCAAGGTGGCCCCTTTAAGCGGAAGGAACCTGAAGGAGGGTGGGATGGCTACAAACAATCCTCGTGGAAATAG
- the LOC18776711 gene encoding uncharacterized protein LOC18776711: protein MGNCQAIDAATLVIQHPSGKEEKFYWSVSASEIMKTNPGHYVALLISTTLCPSNPNNNGDKKDKNLNQKDNNNNNNSTSVRLTRIKLLRPTDTLVLGQVYRLITTQEVMKGLWAKKQAKVKRSHSNQVEAEQPQERVREKPVLTAARRSEASELEKDNQVAKHERGHRPRTAATSSTHQSASTARSRTWQPSLHSISEATG, encoded by the exons ATGGGAAATTGTCAAGCAATTGATGCAGCAACTTTGGTTATACAACATCCAAGtgggaaagaagagaaattttaTTGGTCTGTGAGTGCAAGTGAGATCATGAAGACTAATCCTGGCCACTATGTTGCTCTGCTCATCTCCACCACCTTGTGCCCCTCCAATCCCAACAACAATGGCGATAAAAAAGACAAGAATTTGAACCAGAaagacaacaacaacaacaacaacagcactTCAGTTCGCTTGACACGCATAAAGCTTCTCAGGCCAACTGATACTCTTGTTCTTGGCCAAGTTTACAGGCTCATCACCACTCaag agGTGATGAAGGGTTTGTGGGCAAAGAAGCAAGCAAAGGTGAAGAGAAGCCACTCAAACCAGGTGGAAGCAGAGCAGCCACAGGAGAGGGTGAGAGAGAAGCCAGTACTGACAGCAGCCAGAAGATCTGAGGCTTCTGAGCTGGAGAAGGACAACcag GTGGCTAAACATGAGAGAGGGCACCGACCAAGAACAGCAGCAACATCATCAACTCATCAGTCTGCCAGTACTGCCAGGTCAAGAACATGGCAGCCCTCATTACACAGCATCTCAGAGGCCACAGGCTGA
- the LOC18776495 gene encoding succinate dehydrogenase subunit 7A, mitochondrial, translated as MAFLLRNSITSHFQSHSQRAQNDSLSQSRRQFHVEPGPREKALLAEDPSLKRFKSHKKGVARIKRLGDVLTVVVVASCCYEIYVRAVMREEARKQAGASGASA; from the exons ATGGCGTTCCTGCTTCGCAATTCCATCACTTCCCATTTCCAATCTCATTCACAG AGGGCACAAAACGACTCGCTTTCCCAATCGCGCCGTCAGTTCCATGTCGAACCAGGGCCTCGCGAGAAAGCT CTCTTGGCAGAGGACCCATCTCTAAAACGATTCAAATCGCATAAGAAGGGTGTGGCGAGAATTAAAAGACTTGGAGATGTTCTTACCGTTGTCGTTGTTGCTA GCTGCTGCTATGAAATATATGTAAGAGCAGTGATGCGAGAAGAGGCTAGGAAACAGGCAGGGGCTTCAGGTGCAAGTGCATGA
- the LOC18777254 gene encoding 39S ribosomal protein L47, mitochondrial, translating into MLMVSRYFRRTLFSAAKSETSAAAASARTTGHNPLEEFFEADRSQDEEKPVVYGRSWKASELRLKSWDDLNKLWFVLLKEKNMLMTQRQMLQAQNLRFPNPERLPKVRKSMCRIKHVLTERAIEEPDPRRCAEMKKMINAL; encoded by the exons ATGTTGATGGTGTCAAGGTATTTTAGGAGAACACTCTTTTCTGCAGCTAAATCAGAAACTTCTGCTGCGGCTGCTTCAGCTAGGACGACGGGACATAACCCTCTTGAGGAGTTCTTTGAGGCAGATAGAAGccaagatgaagaaaagccaGTTGTCTACG GTCGAAGTTGGAAAGCATCTGAACTGCGCCTGAAGTCTTGGGATGATCTCAATAAGCTATGGTTTGTTCTGCTTAAGGAGAAAAACATGCTGATGACTCAACGCCAGATGCTTCAGGCCCAGAATCTACGGTTTCCTAATCCTGAGCGCCTTCCCAAA GTGAGGAAGTCAATGTGCCGTATCAAGCATGTTCTGACTGAGAGAGCAATTGAAGAACCTGATCCCAGGAGGTGTGCtgagatgaagaaaatgataaaTGCTTTGTGA
- the LOC18776584 gene encoding nucleobase-ascorbate transporter 6, giving the protein MAGGGGGGGGGAPKVDEPQPHPPKEQLPNISYCITSPPPWPDAILLGFQHYIVMLGTSVLIPSALVPQMGGGNEEKAKVIQTLLFVAGLNTLQQTLFGTRLPAVIGGSYTFVPTTISIILAGRFSDSDDPIDKFKRTMRAIQGSLIVASTLQIVLGFSGLWRNVARFLSPLSVVPLVGLVGFGLYELGFPVLAKCVEIGLPELVILVFVSQYMPHIIHRGKPIFDRFAVIFSIVIVWIYAHLLTVGGAYDDASPKTQASCRTDRAGLINAAPWIRVPYPFQWGAPSFDAGEAFAMMAASFVALIESTGAFIAVSRYASATPVPPAILSRGVGWQGVGILISGLFGTVTGSSVSVENAGLLALTRVGSRRVVQISAGFMIFFSILGKFGAVFASIPGPIIAALYCLFFAYVGAGGLSFLQFCNLNSFRTKFILGFSIFMGLSVPQYFNEYTAIKGYGPVHSGGRWFNDMINVPLQSEAFVAGCVAYFLDNTLHRKDSSVRKDRGKHWWDKFRSFKGDSRSEEFYSLPFNLNKYFPSV; this is encoded by the exons ATGGcaggtggaggaggaggaggaggcggTGGTGCTCCAAAAGTAGATGAGCCACAGCCACACCCACCAAAAGAACAGCTACCCAACATTTCTTACTGCATTACAAGTCCACCTCCATGGC CTGATGCCATTCTCCTTGGTTTTCAACATTACATTGTCATGCTTGGAACCTCAGTTCTCATTCCCAGTGCTCTTGTTCCCCAGATGGGAGGAGGAAAT GAGGAGAAGGCCAAGGTGATCCAGACCCTACTCTTTGTTGCTGGTTTGAACACATTGCAACAGACATTGTTTGGGACTAGACTACCAGCAGTGATTGGCGGGTCGTATACGTTTGTCCCCACTACAATTTCAATCATATTAGCTGGCCGATTCAGTGATAGTGACGACCCTATAGAT AAATTTAAGAGGACAATGCGGGCAATACAGGGTTCTCTTATTGTTGCTTCAACTCTTCAGATAGTCTTAGGCTTCAGTGGCCTTTGGCGTAATGTTGCAAG gtTTTTAAGCCCACTTTCAGTTGTTCCCTTGGTAGGTCTAGTAGGTTTTGGACTCTACGAGTTAGGTTTTCCAGTG CTTGCCAAATGTGTGGAGATTGGACTGCCAGAGCTTGTCATTTTAGTATTTGTTTCTCAG TATATGCCCCACATAATTCACAGAGGAAAACCCATATTTGACCGTTTTGCTGTCATATTTTCTATTGTGATTGTATGGATTTATGCTCACCTACTCACTGTTGGTGGAGCATATGATGATGCATCCCCAAAAACACAGGCAAGCTGCCGAACTGATCGTGCTGGACTTATAAATGCTGCTCCATG GATAAGAGTTCCATACCCCTTCCAATGGGGAGCACCTTCATTTGATGCTGGTGAAGCCTTTGCTATGATGGCGGCATCTTTTGTTGCTCTTATTGAG TCCACTGGTGCTTTCATTGCTGTATCAAGGTATGCTAGTGCAACTCCAGTGCCACCTGCTATTTTGAGTCGTGGAGTTGGTTGGCAG GGAGTTGGCATTCTGATTTCGGGCTTGTTTGGAACTGTGACTGGATCCTCAGTATCTGT AGAGAATGCTGGTCTTTTGGCCTTGACACGTGTTGGTAGTCGAAGGGTTGTGCAAATATCTGCTGGGTTCATGATATTTTTCTCCATTCTGG GCAAATTTGGAGCGGTCTTCGCATCAATCCCAGGGCCCATCATTGCTGCTTTGTATTGTCTTTTCTTTGCTTATGTTG GTGCTGGAGGCCTTAGCTTTCTTCAGTTCTGCAACCTGAACAGCTTCCGAACAAAGTTCATATTAGGCTTCTCTATCTTCATGGGACTGTCTGTGCCACAGTACTTCAATGAATACACAGCTATCAAAGGTTACGGTCCAGTCCACTCAGGAGGAAGATGG TTCAACGATATGATCAATGTCCCTCTACAGTCAGAAGCTTTTGTCGCAGGATGTGTGGCATATTTCCTGGACAACACACTGCACCGAAAAGATAGTTCAGTTAGGAAAGACAGGGGTAAGCATTGGTGGGACAAGTTCCGGTCTTTCAAGGGCGATTCAAGGAGCGAGGAGTTTTATTCTCTGCCATTCAATCTAAACAAGTATTTTCCATCTGTATGA
- the LOC18777355 gene encoding uncharacterized protein At5g50100, mitochondrial, which produces MALRAAATACKFGGRQINPTLFAIPLYLQLKLHHNQPQTFTSAAPIHQPGFKSAIRAISGAAADPITPPKKGDDQEPTPQNWKIKMLYDGDCPLCMREVDMLRERNKLYGTIKFVDISSDDYSPEENQGLDYKTVMGNIHAILSDGTVVTDVEAFRKLYEQVGLGWVYAVTKYEPIATIAGAIYGVWAKYRLQITGRPPLEEVLELRKKKGEVCKDGNACKLPE; this is translated from the exons ATGGCATTGAGAGCAGCTGCTACAGCATGTAAATTTGGAGGAAGACAGATAAACCCAACTCTCTTTGCAATTCCTCTCTATCTCCAACTCAAGCTTCATCATAATCAACCCCAAACATTCACATCAGCTGCTCCTATTCACCAACCTG GATTTAAATCTGCAATAAGGGCTATAAGTGGGGCAGCTGCAGATCCCATAACTCCTCCCAAGAAAGGAGATGATCAAGAACCAACACCCCAGAATTGGAAGATTAAAATGCTTTATGATGGGGATTGCCCTTTATGCATGAGAGAG GTGGACATgctaagagagagaaataagcTCTATGGTACTATCAAGTTTGTTGACATAAGTTCAGATGACTACTCCCCAGAGGAGAATCAAGGGCTGGACTATAAAACC GTTATGGGAAACATTCATGCCATCCTCTCCGATGGAACAGTAGTCACTGATGTGGAA GCATTCAGAAAGCTGTATGAACAAGTGGGGCTTGGATGGGTATATGCCGTAACCAAATATGAACCT ATTGCAACTATAGCTGGTGCTATTTATGGTGTTTGGGCTAAATATCGTCTCCAAATCACAG GTCGACCACCTTTAGAAGAGGTTTTGGAGTTGCGAAAGAAGAAG GGCGAAGTATGCAAAGATGGAAATGCCTGTAAACTTCCAGAGTAA
- the LOC18776468 gene encoding LIM domain-containing protein WLIM1 — protein sequence MATFAGTTQKCKACEKTVYLVDQLTADNKVYHKACFRCHHCKGTLKLSNYSSFEGVLYCKPHFDQLFKMTGSLDKSFEGIPKTVRDRSEQVNNSKVSSLFAGTQDKCVACKKTVYPIEKVAVDGTSYHKPCFRCSHGGCVISPSNYVAHEHRLYCRHHHSQLFKEKGNFSQLSKQEEVQGVTENAEA from the exons ATGGCAACATTTGCAGGGACAACCCAGAAGTGCAAAGCATGTGAGAAGACTGTCTACTTGGTTGATCAGCTCACTGCTGACAACAAAGTCTACCACAAGGCATGCTTTAGATGCCACCACTGCAAGGGCACCCTCAAG CTTAGTAATTATTCCTCTTTTGAGGGTGTTTTGTATTGCAAGCCTCACTTTGATCAGCTATTTAAGATGACTGGAAGCTTGGATAAAAGTTTTGAAG GTATACCAAAAACTGTTAGAGACAGATCAGAACAG GTCAACAACAGTAAAGTTTCTAGTTTATTTGCCGGGACTCAAGACAAGTGTGTTGCTTGCAAGAAAACAGTTTACCCCATTGAAAAG GTGGCAGTTGATGGCACATCATACCATAAGCCTTGTTTCAGGTGCAGCCATGGAGGCTGTGTGATCAGCCCATCAAACTACGTAGCTCATGAGCATCGTCTCTACTGCAGGCATCACCATAGCCAACTCTTCAAGGAGAAAGGAAACTTCAGCCAGCTTAGCAAACAGGAAGAAGTTCAAGGGGTGACTGAGAACGCAGAGGCTTAG
- the LOC18776421 gene encoding UDP-glycosyltransferase 74B1, with protein sequence MQNQKGHVIVLTYPAQGHINPLLQFAKRLASKGLKATLATTHYTVKSIHETSVGVEPISDGYDESGFKQAPSVEAYLDSFKTVGSRTLSELILKFSASGSPVNCIVYDSLLSWAIDVAKKFNIYGAVFFTNSASVCSMYWHIIHGHQAFPVKQETEPLLMPGLPPLALSDLPSFLSQPAPHSPYLALILEQFSSLEENDWVFCNSFEELESELVKEMLGLWPLVMIGPMVPSSYFDQEIDGDRDYGANLWKPTTDQCMKWLEKKPPESVIYISFGSMADIAAEQVEEIAWGLKASNQNFLWVVKEPKTKLPDEFLSSIGETGLVVTWCNQLEVLAHQAVGCFITHCGWNSTLEGLSLGVPMVAMPQWSDQPTNAKFVEELWGVGVKVKKNEEGIVSREELEMCIREVMLGERSGQIKKNSLKWREAAKKAVSIGGTSDDNINEFILKLLSG encoded by the exons ATGCAGAACCAAAAAGGCCATGTCATTGTGCTCACATATCCTGCTCAGGGGCACATAAATCCACTCCTCCAGTTTGCTAAACGCTTAGCCTCCAAAGGCCTCAAGGCCACTCTAGCCACCACCCATTACACTGTCAAATCCATCCATGAAACCTCTGTAGGAGTTGAACCCATCTCTGATGGCTATGATGAAAGTGGATTCAAGCAAGCCCCAAGTGTAGAAGCCTACTTAGACTCATTCAAAACAGTTGGCTCAAGAACTTTATCAGAGCTCATACTCAAGTTCAGTGCCTCAGGCTCACCTGTCAACTGTATTGTGTATGATTCATTGCTTTCTTGGGCAATTGATGTGGCCAAAAAGTTCAATATCTATGGAGCTGTGTTCTTTACAAACTCAGCTTCTGTCTGCTCCATGTACTGGCATATCATTCATGGGCATCAGGCTTTTCCTGTGAAGCAAGAAACTGAGCCTTTGCTGATGCCTGGCCTTCCCCCACTTGCTCTTTCTGACTTGCCAAGTTTTCTTTCACAGCCTGCTCCTCACTCTCCCTATTTGGCTCTCATCTTGGAACAGTTTAGCAGTCTGGAGGAAAATGACTGGGTGTTCTGCAACTCTTTTGAAGAGTTGGAAAGTGAG CTCGTGAAGGAAATGCTGGGACTGTGGCCCCTGGTGATGATCGGTCCAATGGTGCCATCAAGCTACTTCGACCAAGAAATTGATGGAGACAGAGATTATGGAGCCAATCTTTGGAAGCCAACTACAGACCAGTGCATGAAATGGCTGGAGAAGAAACCACCTGAAAGTGTGATATACATTTCATTTGGAAGCATGGCAGATATTGCAGCTGAACAGGTTGAAGAAATTGCATGGGGCTTGAAAGCTAgtaatcaaaattttctatgGGTTGTGAAAGAGCCTAAGACCAAATTGCCAGATGAATTCCTGAGCTCAATAGGTGAAACTGGTTTGGTGGTGACATGGTGCAACCAACTAGAGGTTCTAGCGCACCAGGCTGTGGGTTGTTTTATAACTCACTGCGGATGGAATTCCACGTTGGAGGGGTTGAGCCTAGGCGTGCCGATGGTGGCAATGCCACAGTGGAGCGACCAGCCAACTAATGCCAAATTTGTGGAGGAGTTGTGGGGAGTTGGGGTGAAAgttaagaaaaatgaagagggAATTGTGAGTAGGGAAGAGCTAGAGATGTGTATAAGGGAAGTCATGCTTGGAGAAAGAAGTGGACAGATAAAAAAGAATTCCCTGAAATGGAGAGAGGCTGCAAAGAAAGCTGTTAGTATTGGTGGAACCTCAGATGACAACATCAATGAATTTATACTGAAGCTTCTTAGTGGATAG